The genomic stretch GACTCGGCCCTTGCATGCTCTGCCTGCACAAAGGCAGCCATTCGCATTTTAGCCTCATGAGCCTCCCGCCCAGCTTTCTCTCTTGATTCCAACTCTGTTTTCAACTCCAGATACGCCCTTTTTTCCTCTTGGCACAAAGCTTGCTCTATCATCATTCTCTCCTCAGACCTAAACTCCCCAACAGCCCGTTTGCGGGAGATGATGTTGAAGGCCAGAGCTTGCTTCTCAAACGTTGCTGTAAACTCTGCAACTTTGGCAGATATATTATGATCCCACTGCTGAGAGCGAGATGGCATTTGGCCGGTGGTATCAGAGTCGAGGATCCTATCATCTTCCTCTGCCTCGTAATCAGCTACCACATGATAAGGCAATAACCTGCGCGTAATGTTAGAGCTGAGTATCATCACCAAACAAATATAGAAATAAATAATCAGACAGAAGCAGAAAAGTATCAAAACACGAGGCAATGGCAATGACATGAACATGGACATGGACATAGACAAAGATTCCATTACATGGTTTCAATTTTGTAAACTGCATAAAATTCCAGCAGCATAACGATTTGCTAACAACATAGCCCGTGCAAATATAATGCGTGGAATATCATCACCCAACTATGCTCTCTCAGgggatatatatttataatacatGCAGTAGCATATGTTCGAGTTATCGTgtaaaacataaaataatttgaaaactaGTTGAAAATATTAAGATTTATAATAGACAGTATAAAAGAATAGGAAAAAAAACCCATTTTGGAATCTTTTGTTGACTAGTTCCCAGTTGCAACATCTCCAGGTTGACAATGACATCCGTTAATTAAACTTGAAATAGCAAATACCCATAACAAAAAGGGACAGTTTATCTTAACAAGAAACAGACAATGCCTATAAAGCTTCACCAATTTCATTGTGTCAAATTTTCATATCATATAATACTCAGCTAAAATCCCAAAATGGAAGAAGAAACTCACTCAAGCAGAAAGATTGAAATTTGATAGAGAACGAACCTCTCACAGGCGTCTTCGAGGGAGGAAAATGGGCGCTTGAAATCGGGGTGGCAGACACGCCAGGCATCCTGGTAGGCCATCTGGAGCTCGGCGTGGTTGCCGGGTCGGATGGTTTTCTGCTGCGACTGCTGATTGGGATTGGAATTAGGATTGGGAGCAGGGGTGGGGGTAGGAGTGGGGCTTGAATTGGggttagggttagggttagggTTAGAATTGGGATTAGCATTGGCATTAGGATTGGGAGCGGGAGagggattgggattgggattagggttagggttagggttaggAGTATGATTAGGGGGGAGATTGATGGGGCGGTGAGGGCGCAAGTGGGCATCGATGTTGGAGGGGAAACGAGAAATGGCGGCGGCGGCCTGTTGTTTGTGGAGTTGCTGCTGGAGTAACATGAACTGTTGTTGCTGtaattgctgctgctgctgctgataTAGAAGTTGTTGATGCTGCTGTTGCTGATGCTGATGCTGATGCTGATTCTGTTGCTGTTGATGCTGTTGTTGCTGATGCTGCTGTTGCTGGTGTTGTTGGGCTAAAGCTTTTGCTTCTtccatatctctctctctctctctctcaattcaACCTAtgagtcttcttcttcttctcccttctcccttctccttcttcttcttcttattcttctgatctctctctctctctctctctctctgcctTTCGCCTACTTTTCTCTCTTCACAAAATGCAAATACAAACTCGAACGACGGAACTTCCACTTGTCGTTTCCTCCTACAAAACGACATCTCTTTGTAATCCTTAAATAACAAATAtcaagggtttttttttttttttgacaaaatagaATAACTTCATAGCTTCAACTCAAGGGTTTATACTTTTAAGactatgtgttttgtctcattaactgtttggattctgtgttttgataaattattttttggaccctgtgttttgtaaaatagttcaaataggtccataaacctgattttgatgaacaaaaaattgagtataacaacacaatttttagacataatgactatatttttgttttgagttgttagtttgatgaattatttgtgattttagttcaaaatttatttgatcaaaatcaggtttaggggtctatttgaagtATTTTAGAAAACACTgaatccaaaaaataaattatcaaaaCACAGAATCTAAACAAGTAAATTGAACGACGGAACTCCCACTTGTCGTTTCCCCCTACAAAACGACATCTCTTTGTAATCCTTAAATaacaaatatttaataatattttgttGAGTATTGCTCTCTGCAGTATATGGCATTCAATCACatctttaaattttaatttaattgaaatatATTTCTTACTTTTTGGAGAATCTCCGGCTCATAATATCATAACCAATACCAAAAGTAAGGAATTTTAGCTCCATATTTTTTTTCCCATTCCAACTACAATACCAAAATTTACACAAAAaagtatattatttattattatattatttttttactaaaatagaatattctttttattattttattatttattattatttatttgttgtatctttaatcaatttcaatttcaatgttaattttaatttcttatagtgtagagtaagaattttcatacacaaattaaaataaattatataaaaaattaattatgaaatatttgaaattttatttagaaaattaaattacatatgtatttataattttaaaaacccaacataaaatatagagccaaataatactcatatgtttatatatactagatacaagtaacgtgcgttttgttagttttatttataaaatttattaaatttatattaatgtcataaattttgaaataaatatcttattttaattaaattatttatttatttatttttgtttaagtttgtgtttgttgtgatttttgaatttgataatggtaacaagagattatatattatatgtttaatgtaatagtaaatattatacgtggattttaaatttaagtttatccctaattttttttaaaaggcaatttgttgctaattcacagtagattatttatatgcttaatatgatattattgtaataagtgaatttaattttaatttaattttatttaagttataaaacgtatgattttattattttttaaataataattattaaaatatataaaagatatcatattttaatttgtttaattatttattatttttaaataattatcattgtaaaatatctcaaaaatatcctattttaatttttaaatttattttatttaagttgaagtgtttacaaactacaattaaatataataatattctgttaaatataagaatattccgttaaatttaacattaaaaaaaacctttaaaactaagaatttatgttatctacacatttattatatagaataaatatataagatataagtatatttaatttttttaaaagagatatgatatatatattaaaaaagaaaaaaaaaagtagtattTTGACGTGTGAACAGTGCACGACATATAAGCTATAAGTTGTGGCACTATTCATACACGgctaaataatatattatatgaaGTTGAGTAAGAGTGATTCTCTGGGAATCACGACATATATATATGCTGAATTGCGGTGGCATTGGAGTTGGTCTTAATTTTTAGTTACAtcaataataacatgtcactttTAAGTTGTGGGGGTGTTTTTTAGCAATTTTCTAATTTGTGTGGTCTCTCTTCCTTTTTGAGTGAATTTTGCCAAGGAGCAATATGATTAGCAGCCTTGGATTGGGCTGAAAATAAACCTCGAAAAGTTCTTATGACAAAGATTAATCTATTATAATCTTATTTAACACAAGACAATCAGATTCTCTAGTAGCATTAATGATATATACATCTAAAATATGCactcaaatattacacacagtgttactattttttgaaataatgagtcataaatttaataaatgtgattgactaGACTAAACTGCCACAATTATTATTTTTGTGTAAATTTTGGATTCACATATCATTATGCCTCTAATAATATTCTCTTTCATGTTGGCGTGCCTCCATTACTACAAATTGGATGTTAGACGTGAGTCATgttctttcctttttttcttttaataacctTCTAATATTTGGGActataaaaagaaatatatattgaGAGCAATTataatgcatttttttttttttttgcattacatcatttttctatttccgCACTTCAAAAGTCATAATCCTAAAATTTTTTATAAATCAGTTGATCATTTGACTTAACTCGAGAGACACACAATTAAACCAAGTAGATATATAGATAGTTAACAAGGTCTAGTCTAGTGCCTGGGAGTCAAGCGCGCATGCAATGGATTTTTCATGACGACGGTGAACTCCTGTGCCTCGGACAAATCAACTTCACCAACCTTATTCCACTCAAACTTCCAAACCAAATTGGCCACAAAATACTCCAAATGAAGCATGGCCAGACCGTAGGCAGGGCATATCCTCCTCCCTGCACCAAAAGGCATCATCTTTATCTCCCTATTCCCAGTTATATCAAACTCAACCTTACTATCATCACCAACCAGAAACCTCTCCGGCTTGAACGCCATGGGATCCTCCCACACCTTGGGGTCCCATCCCATCTCCGCCACCATGAAGTTAACGCTTCCCTTCTTCGGCACCACGTGTCCACCCACCACAACATCCTCACTCACTGCGTGCGGCACCACAAAGTGCGACGGCGGGTGGCGCCTCAGCCCTTCTAAAATCAAAGCTTTCAAATAAGGCATCTTCTGCAAATCCTCTTCTTCAATCTCCACTCTTCTTCCATCATCATTTCCTACTACCCCTTTTATCTCCTCATACAGCTTTCCCTGAATCTGGGGATGTTTCACTAAATTGGCCATGATCCACTGCAGTGCCGTGGAGGTGGTATCAGTGCCAGCGTTCAGAAACTCGGAGCTCAAGCTCACCATATCCCCGATTTCAAGCTTCCTCTTCTCCTCTGGTAGCTCCAGACCCAGTAAAGTATCCACATAGCAAAGCAcgaaatcatcatcatcatcacaggTAGAAACCTTGGCTTCCTCAACCTTCTTCCGGGAATTGATGAGGGGCACCAAAACCTCACGTTGGTCATGGCGGAGCTGCAAGAACTCCCGCCACCGCTTTCTGAAAAGAGTTTTGGCCAGACAGGGCCAGAAATAGTGTATGTTGAAGCGTGAGAAGGACAGCAGCATTCGACGTTGGACGGTCTCGATTTCTTTGATCTTCGACTCCTCAAGCTTGTCACCGAAGCACATCAAGACCAAGAGGCAAAACACGGCGTACACGAAGTGATCCATTACGCGGACACCATCGGCGGCGCTTTGAGCATCGGATTCCAGGCGTTTGAGGAGAATATCGAGAACCCATTTGCGAGCGCGGGAATAGGACTTGACCCGCGAAGGGTGGAGGATCTCGGAAGTGATGTTGCGGCGGAGGAGGCGCCAGGTTGGGCCGTACCTGACGGAGCTGATGTTAAGCTGGTTGCTGTTGAAGATTTTTGTGGTGGAGAGAGCGGAAGGGCGGTCAGCGAATATGGCGCCGTTGTGGATGAGGGCTTGGTGGGCAAGGTGATGGTCGGCGATGAATACAGCGGGGCGGGAGCCGATGCGGAGAGAGACAATGGGGCCGTACTTGACGTGGAGGTTGCGGAGGATGAGCTCGAGGTCGGAGATGGATGTGCGGAGGGATAAGATGGTGCCGATTATGGGAAGGATGAAGGGTCCCGGAGGGAGGGTTGGGCTTCTTCTGGAAATGAATTTGAGAAGGAAGAGAGGGATAATGATGAGGCTGAGCCACCACCAACCACCGCCACTGACTTCCATTGATTTGTTTTGCTCTGATTTGGTGTGCGGTGTTAGTTTCACTCTCCCAAGTAGCCAAATAATAGAGTGCTGCAATATGTGTAAGTTTaaacactataaattattcataattttataaaaaattataaaatattttaaatatctaaaaaaattaaattaaattatttttaaagctTATTGTAGgagagtttatatttttttggctctatattttttctaattatttgtttggactttgtattttgacaaattacttcttgaatcctatattttgtaaaatagttaaaatagaatcctaaactcaattttggtcaatgtttaatcacaaataatttatcaaactaataattcagaataaaaataaaatcattctgcttaaaaactgtgttgttatattcaattttttcttcatcaaaactgagtttaaagttttattttaactattttataaaatataaggttcaaaaaataatttatcaaaatacagaattaaaaaaaataataagaaaaaatatagAGCCCAAAAATACATGAACACATGATAAAAttatccaataataataataatgacacGTAGGGCAGTGGTGTGACTTAccaataatataatttaataatttaatttctttataaaaagtaatcatttctttataaaaaattaatttatttgacATGATGTTGTCCGCTCCATTCATATGCAATAAACTAATCCACACCTAATCCACACCAACAATTGTGATGTTCGGTAGACttttaaaaagtaatttttttaattatttgattttaaaaagcTGGAAACAAAATCACGAAAattgtttttaattatattttaccaAACATTTATGTTTGAAATCACTTTTTacgtttttttatttatttatataagcataaaattatttatttcaagGCTACCGAATAGCCCtaataaaaatgatttatttgatatctctaattaataaaattataattcaacaatatttcattaaaatgtgtACTTTTCGAATACGTGTTTAAAAGTAACCAACTTGTTGTTCAAGTAAAAGTTAGACAGAACGTCTCGAAATAATACCCGGAGCAGGAGATTTAATTAAACGAGATTCAGAAGCTGAAATTTCACCTCGATTATCAATAGGTTTAGCCAGGATATTTATAACACGACCCAAAAAAACCTCACTTATCGGTATCTGAGTAATTCGTCCTGTTACTTTTACAGAATTCCCTTCTTGTATCAGAAAATTGTCACCTATTAATACAACACTGACATTATTTGATTCTAAATTCAGAGCAATGCCTATGGTACCTTCTTCAAATTCTACTAATTCACCTGCCATTACTTCATCAAGACTATAATTACGAGCAATGCCATCGCCTACTTGAGACTAGAAAAAGGAAGGACAATAACTGAAAGAAAGAAAATCAATTAGTTATTCATCAAAGTTTCATTTAGTCAATGACTAGAATTAAACGAGGATATATAGCTCAAAGACATAGAACAAAAATTCGTTTATTTGCATCAAGCTTTCAAGGGGCTCATTCAAGACTTACTCGTACTactaatcaatagaaaataagagCTTTGATTTCGGCTCATCAGGATAGAGGTAAGCAAAAGAGATTTTTTCGTCGTTTGTGGATCACTCAGCTAAATGCAGTAATACGAGACAATAAGGAGAAgttaaaatgttaattatatggtgAATCATGAGACTTGCTCTCTTAAAAGACATTATGTGTAATGTTATGAGTAGTAGACTATAATAAGTAGTAACTATTCTAAGTCTTAAATaacgaatttgaggtgagttgaGTTGGGAACTTTGATTGAAGCAGTTGCAATTgagtcataataataataataatctaagtTGGGTCTTCCCTCTAGGTATGTAGAAATTTGAAGTTGTTATTCTAAGATGAGTTTACACagtttttttattaacttttgtTAAGAAAAATTCATATTGTAAAGTCAGTAGTATGTATGTGATAGTATAGCTAGAATAGTCTTGTGCTTTTTTGGTAGAAAACAAAAGGATTTTATTATTACAATCAAGCAAAGATTTTACATTATATAATTAGCTGAGAAGAACACCAACCTATACAATGACAAAAAGTTCAATTTATTGCAAGGCAAATTAGAATGGAATGGATACCATTCAACCTAAATATCTGTAACGCTACCACGCCAGTATGGCTgtttcctggaatgatgactcgccctgcaaaccaacacaagtTTTTCCACCGTACgccactatggctgcttcctggaatgacgactgacatTGCAAACCAACACAAGTTTTTCCAGcgtactttgtcctcactcgcacgcttcctgagaaaacttccTAAGAGGTTACCCATCAcgagactactctaggtcaagcacgcttaactttggagttctcaagtgatgagctaccgaaaataagatgcatcttgttg from Humulus lupulus chromosome 5, drHumLupu1.1, whole genome shotgun sequence encodes the following:
- the LOC133834178 gene encoding uncharacterized protein LOC133834178, producing MEEAKALAQQHQQQQHQQQQHQQQQNQHQHQHQQQQHQQLLYQQQQQQLQQQQFMLLQQQLHKQQAAAAISRFPSNIDAHLRPHRPINLPPNHTPNPNPNPNPNPNPSPAPNPNANANPNSNPNPNPNPNSSPTPTPTPAPNPNSNPNQQSQQKTIRPGNHAELQMAYQDAWRVCHPDFKRPFSSLEDACERLLPYHVVADYEAEEDDRILDSDTTGQMPSRSQQWDHNISAKVAEFTATFEKQALAFNIISRKRAVGEFRSEERMMIEQALCQEEKRAYLELKTELESREKAGREAHEAKMRMAAFVQAEHARAESQAHAEMMSRAPIRSSSQGNEISTGHNMGEQEHGVNTDEMINGWGNNAQRDEKEPSEDFLNDEETENGETGTQDGWREVGEFDLNSR
- the LOC133834179 gene encoding cytochrome P450 89A2-like; translation: MEVSGGGWWWLSLIIIPLFLLKFISRRSPTLPPGPFILPIIGTILSLRTSISDLELILRNLHVKYGPIVSLRIGSRPAVFIADHHLAHQALIHNGAIFADRPSALSTTKIFNSNQLNISSVRYGPTWRLLRRNITSEILHPSRVKSYSRARKWVLDILLKRLESDAQSAADGVRVMDHFVYAVFCLLVLMCFGDKLEESKIKEIETVQRRMLLSFSRFNIHYFWPCLAKTLFRKRWREFLQLRHDQREVLVPLINSRKKVEEAKVSTCDDDDDFVLCYVDTLLGLELPEEKRKLEIGDMVSLSSEFLNAGTDTTSTALQWIMANLVKHPQIQGKLYEEIKGVVGNDDGRRVEIEEEDLQKMPYLKALILEGLRRHPPSHFVVPHAVSEDVVVGGHVVPKKGSVNFMVAEMGWDPKVWEDPMAFKPERFLVGDDSKVEFDITGNREIKMMPFGAGRRICPAYGLAMLHLEYFVANLVWKFEWNKVGEVDLSEAQEFTVVMKNPLHARLTPRH